The following proteins come from a genomic window of Scomber japonicus isolate fScoJap1 chromosome 4, fScoJap1.pri, whole genome shotgun sequence:
- the tuba5 gene encoding tubulin alpha 5 codes for MWRRECISIHVGQAGVQTGNACWELFCLEHGVGPDGVFLDNPTGPNSREDPFNTFFNTGSSGRHVPRALYVDLEPTVVDEVRVGKYKELFHPEQMISGKEDAANNYARGHYTVGKEIIDAVMERVRKMTDQCTGLQGFLVFHSFGGGTGSGFTSLLMERLSVDYGKKSKLEFAVYPAPHVSTAVVEPYNAILTTHTTLEHSDCAFMVDNEAIYDICRRNMDIESPGYINLNRLIGQIVSSITASLRFDGALNVDLTEFQTNLVPFPRIHFPLVTYSPIISAEKAYHEQLTVAEITSACFEPTNQMVKCDPRHGKYMACCMLYRGDVVPKDVNAAIASIKTRRSIQFVDWCPTGFKVGINYQRPTAVPGGDLAKVQRAVCMLSNTTAIAEAWSRLDHKFDLMYAKRAFVHWYVGEGMEEGEFAEAREDLASLEKDYEELGDMPFDSDNEDEEY; via the exons ATGTGGAGG AGAGAGTGTATCTCCATCCATGTGGGTCAGGCAGGTGTGCAGACAGGTAACGCCTGCTGGGAGCTCTTCTGTCTCGAGCACGGCGTCGGTCCTGACGGGGTCTTCCTGGACAATCCTACGGGACCGAACTCTCGTGAAGACCCGTTCAACACTTTCTTCAACACTGGGAGCTCTGGGCGTCATGTTCCCCGAGCCTTATACGTCGACCTGGAGCCCACAGTGGTTG ATGAAGTGAGGGTTGGAAAGTACAAAGAGCTCTTCCACCCGGAGCAGATGATCTCTGGAAAGGAGGATGCAGCCAACAACTACGCCCGTGGCCATTATACTGTGGGAAAAGAAATCATCGATGCAGTCATGGAGCGCGTCCGCAAAATG ACGGACCAGTGCACAGGCCTGCAGGGTTTCCTCGTCTTCCACAGTTTCGGAGGAGGAACTGGCTCTGGCTTCACCTCCCTGCTGATGGAGCGTCTCTCTGTCGACTACGGCAAGAAATCCAAGTTGGAGTTTGCCGTTTACCCAGCTCCACATGTGTCCACCGCTGTGGTGGAGCCCTACAACGCCATCCTGACCACCCACACCACCTTAGAGCACTCCGACTGTGCCTTCATGGTGGACAACGAGGCCATCTATGACATATGTCGCCGTAACATGGATATCGAGAGTCCTGGCTACATCAACCTCAACAGATTGATTGGTCAGATTGTCTCCTCGATTACCGCCTCCCTTCGTTTCGATGGCGCTCTCAATGTTGATCTGACAGAGTTCCAGACCAACCTGGTCCCGTTCCCACGTATCCACTTCCCTCTGGTGACCTACTCGCCCATCATCTCCGCTGAGAAGGCTTACCACGAGCAGCTGACCGTGGCTGAGATCACGAGCGCCTGCTTTGAACCGACCAATCAGATGGTCAAATGTGATCCTCGTCACGGCAAGTACATGGCCTGCTGCATGCTGTACCGAGGGGACGTCGTCCCAAAGGATGTCAATGCTGCCATCGCGAGCATAAAGACGAGACGCTCCATTCAGTTTGTGGACTGGTGCCCAACTGGCTTCAAG GTGGGCATCAATTATCAGCGTCCGACTGCAGTTCCCGGTGGAGACCTTGCCAAAGTGCAGAGGGCCGTGTGCATGCTGAGCAACACCACCGCCATCGCTGAGGCCTGGTCCCGTCTCGATCACAAGTTTGACCTCATGTACGCTAAACGTGCCTTCGTCCACTGGTACGTGGGTGAAGGcatggaggagggagagtttGCCGAGGCCAGAGAGGACCTGGCCAGTCTCGAAAAGGACTACGAGGAGCTGGGTGACATGCCCTTCGATTCTGACAACGAGGACGAAGAATACTGA
- the kdm5bb gene encoding lysine-specific demethylase 5B-B isoform X1: MLSCPKTMSEPRPDEFKPPPECPVFEPSWEEFEDPYAFINKIRPIAEKTGICKVRPPPGWQPPFACDVDRLHFVPRIQRLNELEAQTRVKLNFLDQIAKFWDLQGCALKIPHVERKILDLYRLNKLVADEGGFDIVCQGRRWTKIAHQMGFAPGKAVGSHLRGHYEKILYPYNLFQSGTNLLAPEAASKLMRLEADPEFEKYVQKPVQPAERAESMDSPDPKEQKLQDQRQPILMPESYPGARRAKRMKCENICVKTEPGEPGDSKPNLRRRMGSFVAKPEPEKEIPIPVKQEPVEIKEPIIEPDKTKPNQRYKKYLPPPVPPSPVDLVICLMCGSGGDEDRLLLCDGCDDSYHTFCLIPPLHDVPKGDWRCPKCLAQECSKPHEAFGFEQAYRDYSLRAFGQMADAFKSDYFNMPVHMVPTELVEKEFWRLVGAIEEDVTVEYGADIASKEFGSGFPIPNGRFKVSPADEKYLKCGWNLNNLAMMNPSVLTHVTADICGMTLPWLYVGMCFSSFCWHIEDHWSYSINYLHWGEPKTWYGAPGFAAEQLEEVMKKLAPELFESQPDLLHQLVTIMNPNTLMDHGVPIYRTNQCAGEFVITFPRAYHSGFNQGFNFAEAVNFCTVDWMPLGRQCVDHYRMLHRYNVFSHDEMVCNMASKADTLDVVLASSVHRDMVIMIREEKQLRDKVKKMGMLRSQEAKYDDLQDDERQCVKCRTTCYLSAVTCPCSPGMLVCLHHIADLCSCPITNYTLNYRFTLDDLLPMVSAVKERAELYDSWASRVSETLEAKLEKKKGLPVFRSLLSESESMRFPENDLLRRLRMVTQDADKCSLVAQQLLNGKRQTRYRCGTVKSRSQLTVEELSSFVRQLYNLPCSLPQAPLLKELLNRIEDFQQHSEKVLADEVPSVSEIQGLLDVSFDFDVELPELPRLRVRLEQARWLEGVQQASAQPSTLTLETMRRLIDQGVGLAAHPSVEKAMARLQELLTVSEHWEDKASSLLKARPPHSIETLSAAAEKASGIPAYLPNCLLLKDTIRKAREWLQEAEELQASGCILLVDSLSDMVLRGQAIQVHLEPLDRLESLMVEVQEWKESTVATFLQKDSTLSLLEVLCPRCEVGNMGSPKRRAKKGKESPKTNKKKTPRLNTLTDVEKALSETKDSNSAMATLEELRMREMEAFSNLRAANESKLLPTADCMDLKVCVCQKAPMGAMLQCELCRDAFHSVCVRDPLDSCETQPWLCPQCQRSEKPPLNKVLPLLASLRHIGVRLPEGDALDYLVERTVDWQHRAQEISHSFNLPELEERPGTPPTLTRWASGSNENQNNTQAPCLTPEWNRTSHAQTVFYTEQRCIPLQGLSQELEELMVEGLLLQVSLPEVQSLYHVLLDRATSQHTNGCMSPSQDDSDCDNHVQFNSQGKNLQLNQDDVNSVRETTTGSEKKVKRHLERESPDVEHRGKDKKHSHKRQKINKKRPASTSSSLRSDFSQSDDSDEEMAVCPAERCQLPEGDEVDWVQCDGSCNQWFHQVCVGVTPEMAEKEDYICVRCTLNDGRVRK; this comes from the exons ATGCTGTCCTGTCCGAAAACGATGAGCGAGCCTCGGCCGGACGAGTTCAAGCCTCCCCCGGAGTGCCCGGTCTTCGAGCCCAGCTGGGAAGAATTTGAAGATCCCTATGCTTTCATCAATAAGATCCGTCCGATCGCCGAGAAAACGGGCATCTGCAAAGTGCGGCCACCTCCG GGTTGGCAGCCTCCATTTGCATGCGATGTTGACAGACTTCACTTTGTTCCTCGGATCCAGAGGCTCAATGAGCTGGAG GCACAGACCAGAGTCAAGCTCAACTTCTTGGACCAGATTGCCAAATTTTGGGATTTGCAGGGATGTGCCCTGAAGATTCCTCATGTGGAGAGGAAGATTTTGGATTTATATAGGCTAAATAAG CTGGTAGCAGATGAGGGTGGATTCGACATTGTCTGTCAGGGCAGGCGATGGACCAAGATTGCACATCAGATGGGCTTCGCCCCTGGCAAAGCTGTCGGCTCACACCTGCGAGGGCATTATGAGAAAATCCTCTATCCCTACAATCTCTTTCAGAGTGGAACAAACCTCCTG GCACCAGAGGCAGCTTCCAAACTGATGCGTTTGGAGGCTGATCCTGAATTTGAAAAG TATGTTCAGAAGCCGGTCCAGCCAGCGGAGAGGGCAGAAAGCATGGACAGCCCTGACCCCAAGGAGCAGAAGCTGCAGGACCAGAGGCAGCCCATCCTGATGCCCGAGAGCTACCCCGGAGCTCGCAGAGCCAAGCGCATGAAGTGTGAG AACATCTGTGTGAAGACTGAACCAGGTGAGCCAGGCGACAGCAAGCCAAACCTGAGGCGAAGGATGGGCTCTTTTGTTGCCAAGCCAGAGCCAG AAAAAGAGATTCCCATTCCAGTCAAACAGGAACCTGTTGAAATTAAGGAACCAATAATCGAACCTGACAAAACCAAGCCAAACCAACGGTACAAGAAATACCTCCCTCCTCCAGTTCCTCCGAGTCCA GTGGATCTGGTTATTTGTCTGATGTGTGGCAGCGGGGGAGATGAAGACCGTCTGTTGCTGTGTGACGGCTGTGACGACAGCTACCACACCTTCTGCCTGATCCCTCCTCTACACGACGTCCCCAAAGGAGACTGGAGGTGCCCCAAGTGTTTGGCTCAG GAATGTAGCAAACCTCATGAGGCGTTCGGCTTTGAGCAGGCCTACAGAGATTATTCCCTGCGTGCATTTGGGCAAATGGCTGATGCATTCAAATCTGATTACTTCAACATGCCAGTTCAT ATGGTACCTACAGAGCTGGTGGAGAAAGAGTTCTGGCGCCTGGTGGGAGCCATCGAGGAGGATGTTACTGTAGAATATGGAGCAGATATTGCCTCAAAGGAGTTTGGGAGCGGATTCCCCATTCCTAATGGAAGATTTAAAGTTTCCCCGGCCGATGAG AAATACCTCAAGTGTGGCTGGAACCTCAACAACCTGGCAATGATGAACCCTTCTGTCCTGACTCATGTGACAGCTGACATCTGTGGGATGACGCTGCCGTGGCTTTATGTTGGCATgtgcttctcctccttctgctgGCACATCGAGGATCACTGGAGTTACTCCATCAACTACCTCCACTG GGGGGAACCAAAAACCTGGTATGGAGCTCCTGGTTTTGCCGcagagcagctggaggaggtgatgaagaAACTGGCCCCGGAGCTGTTTGAGTCTCAGCCTGACCTGCTGCACCAGCTGGTCACCATCATGAACCCCAACACCCTGATGGACCACGGAGTCCCA ATTTACAGAACAAACCAGTGTGCTGGTGAGTTTGTCATCACGTTTCCGAGAGCCTACCACAGCGGCTTCAATCAGGGCTTCAACTTCGCTGAGGCGGTTAACTTCTGCACGGTTGATTGG ATGCCTCTCGGCAGGCAGTGTGTTGATCACTATCGAATGCTGCACCGGTACAATGTGTTCTCCCATGATGAGATGGTGTGCAACATGGCTTCCAAGGCAGACACGCTCGATGTGGTCCTGGCGTCATCTGTCCACAGAGACATGGTCATCATGATCCGAGAAGAGAAGCAGCTCAGAGACAAAGTGAAGAAAATG GGAATGCTGCGTAGCCAGGAGGCGAAATATGACGATCTCCAAGACGACGAGCGGCAGTGTGTCAAGTGCAGGACCACCTGCTACCTGTCTGCCGTCACCTGTCCCTGCAGCCCAGGAATGCTGGTGTGTCTGCACCACATCGCCGATCTCTGCTCCTGCCCCATcaccaactacacactgaa TTACAGATTCACACTGGACGACCTGTTACCCATGGTGAGCGCTGTGAAGGAGCGAGCTGAACTGTATGACAGCTGGGCCTCCCGTGTGTCAGAGACTCTGGAGGCTAAgctggaaaagaagaaag GCCTGCCCGTCTTTCGCTCCCTTCTTTCCGAATCAGAATCAATGCGGTTCCCTGAAAACGACCTGCTGCGTCGGTTACGTATGGTCACACAAGATGCAGACAAATGCTCGTTGGTGGCTCAGCAGCTACTGAATGGCAAGAGGCAGACCAG GTATCGTTGTGGTACTGTGAAATCACGGAGCCAGCTGACGGTAGAGGAGCTGAGTTCATTTGTGCGGCAGCTGTATAACCTTCCCTGCAGTCTTCCTCAAGCCCCGCTGCTGAAG gaGCTCTTGAATCGCATCGAAGACTTCCAGCAGCACAGTGAGAAGGTCCTGGCAGATGAAGTTCCCAGCGTCAGCGAGATCCAGGGCCTGTTAGACGTCAGCTTCGACTTTGACGTGGAGCTGCCGGAGCTGCCTCGCCTCAGAGTGAGGCTGGAACAAGCACGCTGGCTGGAAGGGGTGCAGCAGGCCAGCGCCCAGCCCTCCACCCTGACTCTGGAGACCATGAGGAGGCTCATCGACCAGGGAGTCGGCCTGGCCGCTCATCCGTCTGTGGAGAAAGCCATGGCACGCCTTCAGGAGCTGCTCACCGTGTCCGAGCACTGGGAGGACAAGGCGAGCAGTCTGCTGAAAGCCAG ACCACCACACTCCATCGAGACCCTCAGTGCTGCTGCCGAGAAAGCATCCGGCATCCCTGCTTACCTCCCAAACTGTCTCCTCCTGAAAGACACCATCAGAAAAGCCAGAGAGTGGCTTCAGGAAGCAGAGGAGCTTCAG GCCAGTGGCTGCATACTGTTGGTGGACAGTCTGTCTGACATGGTTCTACGAGGACAAGCCATTCAGGTCCACCTGGAGCCTTTAGACAGGTTGGAGTCTTTAATGGTTGAAGTGCAAGAATGGAAAGAATCTACAGTTGCAACGTTCCTTCAGAAAGACTCGACCCTCAGCCTGCTGGAG GTCCTGTGTCCAAGATGTGAGGTTGGAAATATGGGTTCTCCAAAGAGGAGGGCCAAGAAAGGGAAAGAATCacccaaaaccaacaaaaagaaaacaccaaGGCTCAACACTCTCACAGACGTGGAAAAGGCGCTTTCAGAGACCAAGGATTCTAACTCTGCA ATGGCAACTCTGGAGGAGCTTCGGATGAGGGAGATGGAGGCTTTCTCTAATCTCAGGGCAGCAAATGAGTCAAAGCTCCTTCCCACAGCGGACTGCATGGACCTGAAGGTGTGCGTCTGTCAGAAGGCGCCCATGGGTGCGATGCTGCAGTGTGAACTCTGCAGGGATGCATTCCACAGCGTGTGCGTCCGAGACCCTTTGGACTCCTGCGAAACACAGCCGTGGCTCTGCCCGCAGTGCCAGAGATCAGAAAAGCCCCCCTTGAACAAAGTCCTCCCTCTGCTAGCGTCTCTGCGGCACATAGGCGTGCGCCTGCCGGAGGGCGACGCATTGGACTATCTGGTGGAAAGGACGGTTGACTGGCAGCATCGAGCTCAAGAGATCTCACATTCTTTCAATCTACCAGAACTGGAAGAGCGACCGGGAACTCCTCCGACTCTCACCCGCTGGGCGTCAGGCAGCAACGAAAATCAAAATAACACTCAG GCTCCTTGTTTGACTCCAGAGTGGAATAGGACAAGCCATGCTCAGACTGTCTTCTACACCGAGCAGAGATGCATACCGCTGCAGG gtctgagtcaggagctggaggagctgaTGGTGGAGGGGCTCCTGCTGCAGGTGTCTCTTCCTGAGGTCCAGAGTCTCTACCACGTTTTATTGGACAGAGCCACCAGCCAGCACACAAACGGATGTATGTCGCCATCGCAGGACGATTCAGACTGTGACAACCACGTGCAGTTTAACTCTCAGGGAAAAAATCTGCAACTGAACCAG gacGATGTCAATAGCGTGAGGGAAACTACGACTGGCTCAGAAAAGAAAGTGAAGCGGCATCTGGAGAGGGAAAGTCCAGATGTAGAGCACAGAGGAAAGGACAAAAAGCACTCTCACAAAAGACAGAAGATCAATAAAAAGAGGCCGGCCTCCACCTCGTCCTCTCTGCGCTCTGATTTCTCCCAGTCCGACGACTCTGATGAGGAGATGGCCGTGTGTCCAGCGGAGAGGTGTCAGCTCCCAGAGGGCGACGAG GTGGACTGGGTCCAGTGCGACGGCAGCTGTAACCAGTGGTTCCACCAGGTCTGCGTCGGCGTCACGCCAGAGATGGCGGAGAAGGAGGACTACATTTGCGTCAGGTGTACACTGAACGACGGGCGCGTGAGAAAATGA
- the kdm5bb gene encoding lysine-specific demethylase 5B-B isoform X2 gives MLSCPKTMSEPRPDEFKPPPECPVFEPSWEEFEDPYAFINKIRPIAEKTGICKVRPPPGWQPPFACDVDRLHFVPRIQRLNELEAQTRVKLNFLDQIAKFWDLQGCALKIPHVERKILDLYRLNKLVADEGGFDIVCQGRRWTKIAHQMGFAPGKAVGSHLRGHYEKILYPYNLFQSGTNLLYVQKPVQPAERAESMDSPDPKEQKLQDQRQPILMPESYPGARRAKRMKCENICVKTEPGEPGDSKPNLRRRMGSFVAKPEPEKEIPIPVKQEPVEIKEPIIEPDKTKPNQRYKKYLPPPVPPSPVDLVICLMCGSGGDEDRLLLCDGCDDSYHTFCLIPPLHDVPKGDWRCPKCLAQECSKPHEAFGFEQAYRDYSLRAFGQMADAFKSDYFNMPVHMVPTELVEKEFWRLVGAIEEDVTVEYGADIASKEFGSGFPIPNGRFKVSPADEKYLKCGWNLNNLAMMNPSVLTHVTADICGMTLPWLYVGMCFSSFCWHIEDHWSYSINYLHWGEPKTWYGAPGFAAEQLEEVMKKLAPELFESQPDLLHQLVTIMNPNTLMDHGVPIYRTNQCAGEFVITFPRAYHSGFNQGFNFAEAVNFCTVDWMPLGRQCVDHYRMLHRYNVFSHDEMVCNMASKADTLDVVLASSVHRDMVIMIREEKQLRDKVKKMGMLRSQEAKYDDLQDDERQCVKCRTTCYLSAVTCPCSPGMLVCLHHIADLCSCPITNYTLNYRFTLDDLLPMVSAVKERAELYDSWASRVSETLEAKLEKKKGLPVFRSLLSESESMRFPENDLLRRLRMVTQDADKCSLVAQQLLNGKRQTRYRCGTVKSRSQLTVEELSSFVRQLYNLPCSLPQAPLLKELLNRIEDFQQHSEKVLADEVPSVSEIQGLLDVSFDFDVELPELPRLRVRLEQARWLEGVQQASAQPSTLTLETMRRLIDQGVGLAAHPSVEKAMARLQELLTVSEHWEDKASSLLKARPPHSIETLSAAAEKASGIPAYLPNCLLLKDTIRKAREWLQEAEELQASGCILLVDSLSDMVLRGQAIQVHLEPLDRLESLMVEVQEWKESTVATFLQKDSTLSLLEVLCPRCEVGNMGSPKRRAKKGKESPKTNKKKTPRLNTLTDVEKALSETKDSNSAMATLEELRMREMEAFSNLRAANESKLLPTADCMDLKVCVCQKAPMGAMLQCELCRDAFHSVCVRDPLDSCETQPWLCPQCQRSEKPPLNKVLPLLASLRHIGVRLPEGDALDYLVERTVDWQHRAQEISHSFNLPELEERPGTPPTLTRWASGSNENQNNTQAPCLTPEWNRTSHAQTVFYTEQRCIPLQGLSQELEELMVEGLLLQVSLPEVQSLYHVLLDRATSQHTNGCMSPSQDDSDCDNHVQFNSQGKNLQLNQDDVNSVRETTTGSEKKVKRHLERESPDVEHRGKDKKHSHKRQKINKKRPASTSSSLRSDFSQSDDSDEEMAVCPAERCQLPEGDEVDWVQCDGSCNQWFHQVCVGVTPEMAEKEDYICVRCTLNDGRVRK, from the exons ATGCTGTCCTGTCCGAAAACGATGAGCGAGCCTCGGCCGGACGAGTTCAAGCCTCCCCCGGAGTGCCCGGTCTTCGAGCCCAGCTGGGAAGAATTTGAAGATCCCTATGCTTTCATCAATAAGATCCGTCCGATCGCCGAGAAAACGGGCATCTGCAAAGTGCGGCCACCTCCG GGTTGGCAGCCTCCATTTGCATGCGATGTTGACAGACTTCACTTTGTTCCTCGGATCCAGAGGCTCAATGAGCTGGAG GCACAGACCAGAGTCAAGCTCAACTTCTTGGACCAGATTGCCAAATTTTGGGATTTGCAGGGATGTGCCCTGAAGATTCCTCATGTGGAGAGGAAGATTTTGGATTTATATAGGCTAAATAAG CTGGTAGCAGATGAGGGTGGATTCGACATTGTCTGTCAGGGCAGGCGATGGACCAAGATTGCACATCAGATGGGCTTCGCCCCTGGCAAAGCTGTCGGCTCACACCTGCGAGGGCATTATGAGAAAATCCTCTATCCCTACAATCTCTTTCAGAGTGGAACAAACCTCCTG TATGTTCAGAAGCCGGTCCAGCCAGCGGAGAGGGCAGAAAGCATGGACAGCCCTGACCCCAAGGAGCAGAAGCTGCAGGACCAGAGGCAGCCCATCCTGATGCCCGAGAGCTACCCCGGAGCTCGCAGAGCCAAGCGCATGAAGTGTGAG AACATCTGTGTGAAGACTGAACCAGGTGAGCCAGGCGACAGCAAGCCAAACCTGAGGCGAAGGATGGGCTCTTTTGTTGCCAAGCCAGAGCCAG AAAAAGAGATTCCCATTCCAGTCAAACAGGAACCTGTTGAAATTAAGGAACCAATAATCGAACCTGACAAAACCAAGCCAAACCAACGGTACAAGAAATACCTCCCTCCTCCAGTTCCTCCGAGTCCA GTGGATCTGGTTATTTGTCTGATGTGTGGCAGCGGGGGAGATGAAGACCGTCTGTTGCTGTGTGACGGCTGTGACGACAGCTACCACACCTTCTGCCTGATCCCTCCTCTACACGACGTCCCCAAAGGAGACTGGAGGTGCCCCAAGTGTTTGGCTCAG GAATGTAGCAAACCTCATGAGGCGTTCGGCTTTGAGCAGGCCTACAGAGATTATTCCCTGCGTGCATTTGGGCAAATGGCTGATGCATTCAAATCTGATTACTTCAACATGCCAGTTCAT ATGGTACCTACAGAGCTGGTGGAGAAAGAGTTCTGGCGCCTGGTGGGAGCCATCGAGGAGGATGTTACTGTAGAATATGGAGCAGATATTGCCTCAAAGGAGTTTGGGAGCGGATTCCCCATTCCTAATGGAAGATTTAAAGTTTCCCCGGCCGATGAG AAATACCTCAAGTGTGGCTGGAACCTCAACAACCTGGCAATGATGAACCCTTCTGTCCTGACTCATGTGACAGCTGACATCTGTGGGATGACGCTGCCGTGGCTTTATGTTGGCATgtgcttctcctccttctgctgGCACATCGAGGATCACTGGAGTTACTCCATCAACTACCTCCACTG GGGGGAACCAAAAACCTGGTATGGAGCTCCTGGTTTTGCCGcagagcagctggaggaggtgatgaagaAACTGGCCCCGGAGCTGTTTGAGTCTCAGCCTGACCTGCTGCACCAGCTGGTCACCATCATGAACCCCAACACCCTGATGGACCACGGAGTCCCA ATTTACAGAACAAACCAGTGTGCTGGTGAGTTTGTCATCACGTTTCCGAGAGCCTACCACAGCGGCTTCAATCAGGGCTTCAACTTCGCTGAGGCGGTTAACTTCTGCACGGTTGATTGG ATGCCTCTCGGCAGGCAGTGTGTTGATCACTATCGAATGCTGCACCGGTACAATGTGTTCTCCCATGATGAGATGGTGTGCAACATGGCTTCCAAGGCAGACACGCTCGATGTGGTCCTGGCGTCATCTGTCCACAGAGACATGGTCATCATGATCCGAGAAGAGAAGCAGCTCAGAGACAAAGTGAAGAAAATG GGAATGCTGCGTAGCCAGGAGGCGAAATATGACGATCTCCAAGACGACGAGCGGCAGTGTGTCAAGTGCAGGACCACCTGCTACCTGTCTGCCGTCACCTGTCCCTGCAGCCCAGGAATGCTGGTGTGTCTGCACCACATCGCCGATCTCTGCTCCTGCCCCATcaccaactacacactgaa TTACAGATTCACACTGGACGACCTGTTACCCATGGTGAGCGCTGTGAAGGAGCGAGCTGAACTGTATGACAGCTGGGCCTCCCGTGTGTCAGAGACTCTGGAGGCTAAgctggaaaagaagaaag GCCTGCCCGTCTTTCGCTCCCTTCTTTCCGAATCAGAATCAATGCGGTTCCCTGAAAACGACCTGCTGCGTCGGTTACGTATGGTCACACAAGATGCAGACAAATGCTCGTTGGTGGCTCAGCAGCTACTGAATGGCAAGAGGCAGACCAG GTATCGTTGTGGTACTGTGAAATCACGGAGCCAGCTGACGGTAGAGGAGCTGAGTTCATTTGTGCGGCAGCTGTATAACCTTCCCTGCAGTCTTCCTCAAGCCCCGCTGCTGAAG gaGCTCTTGAATCGCATCGAAGACTTCCAGCAGCACAGTGAGAAGGTCCTGGCAGATGAAGTTCCCAGCGTCAGCGAGATCCAGGGCCTGTTAGACGTCAGCTTCGACTTTGACGTGGAGCTGCCGGAGCTGCCTCGCCTCAGAGTGAGGCTGGAACAAGCACGCTGGCTGGAAGGGGTGCAGCAGGCCAGCGCCCAGCCCTCCACCCTGACTCTGGAGACCATGAGGAGGCTCATCGACCAGGGAGTCGGCCTGGCCGCTCATCCGTCTGTGGAGAAAGCCATGGCACGCCTTCAGGAGCTGCTCACCGTGTCCGAGCACTGGGAGGACAAGGCGAGCAGTCTGCTGAAAGCCAG ACCACCACACTCCATCGAGACCCTCAGTGCTGCTGCCGAGAAAGCATCCGGCATCCCTGCTTACCTCCCAAACTGTCTCCTCCTGAAAGACACCATCAGAAAAGCCAGAGAGTGGCTTCAGGAAGCAGAGGAGCTTCAG GCCAGTGGCTGCATACTGTTGGTGGACAGTCTGTCTGACATGGTTCTACGAGGACAAGCCATTCAGGTCCACCTGGAGCCTTTAGACAGGTTGGAGTCTTTAATGGTTGAAGTGCAAGAATGGAAAGAATCTACAGTTGCAACGTTCCTTCAGAAAGACTCGACCCTCAGCCTGCTGGAG GTCCTGTGTCCAAGATGTGAGGTTGGAAATATGGGTTCTCCAAAGAGGAGGGCCAAGAAAGGGAAAGAATCacccaaaaccaacaaaaagaaaacaccaaGGCTCAACACTCTCACAGACGTGGAAAAGGCGCTTTCAGAGACCAAGGATTCTAACTCTGCA ATGGCAACTCTGGAGGAGCTTCGGATGAGGGAGATGGAGGCTTTCTCTAATCTCAGGGCAGCAAATGAGTCAAAGCTCCTTCCCACAGCGGACTGCATGGACCTGAAGGTGTGCGTCTGTCAGAAGGCGCCCATGGGTGCGATGCTGCAGTGTGAACTCTGCAGGGATGCATTCCACAGCGTGTGCGTCCGAGACCCTTTGGACTCCTGCGAAACACAGCCGTGGCTCTGCCCGCAGTGCCAGAGATCAGAAAAGCCCCCCTTGAACAAAGTCCTCCCTCTGCTAGCGTCTCTGCGGCACATAGGCGTGCGCCTGCCGGAGGGCGACGCATTGGACTATCTGGTGGAAAGGACGGTTGACTGGCAGCATCGAGCTCAAGAGATCTCACATTCTTTCAATCTACCAGAACTGGAAGAGCGACCGGGAACTCCTCCGACTCTCACCCGCTGGGCGTCAGGCAGCAACGAAAATCAAAATAACACTCAG GCTCCTTGTTTGACTCCAGAGTGGAATAGGACAAGCCATGCTCAGACTGTCTTCTACACCGAGCAGAGATGCATACCGCTGCAGG gtctgagtcaggagctggaggagctgaTGGTGGAGGGGCTCCTGCTGCAGGTGTCTCTTCCTGAGGTCCAGAGTCTCTACCACGTTTTATTGGACAGAGCCACCAGCCAGCACACAAACGGATGTATGTCGCCATCGCAGGACGATTCAGACTGTGACAACCACGTGCAGTTTAACTCTCAGGGAAAAAATCTGCAACTGAACCAG gacGATGTCAATAGCGTGAGGGAAACTACGACTGGCTCAGAAAAGAAAGTGAAGCGGCATCTGGAGAGGGAAAGTCCAGATGTAGAGCACAGAGGAAAGGACAAAAAGCACTCTCACAAAAGACAGAAGATCAATAAAAAGAGGCCGGCCTCCACCTCGTCCTCTCTGCGCTCTGATTTCTCCCAGTCCGACGACTCTGATGAGGAGATGGCCGTGTGTCCAGCGGAGAGGTGTCAGCTCCCAGAGGGCGACGAG GTGGACTGGGTCCAGTGCGACGGCAGCTGTAACCAGTGGTTCCACCAGGTCTGCGTCGGCGTCACGCCAGAGATGGCGGAGAAGGAGGACTACATTTGCGTCAGGTGTACACTGAACGACGGGCGCGTGAGAAAATGA